The Cucurbita pepo subsp. pepo cultivar mu-cu-16 unplaced genomic scaffold, ASM280686v2 Cp4.1_scaffold001322, whole genome shotgun sequence genome contains the following window.
AGTTATATGCCAACTTACTTTGGTCAACAACAAACATAATAATCAAAAGTAGAAAAATGACAGCGAAGGGTAATCTAATTCCCAAAAATTACCCTCACATTAGTTTTGAGCTaacatttaagaaaataaagattcaTTTATTGTCCTAATTGggttaatttaatgaaatatatcCATCTATTGTCCTAATTTTACGATCAATAAGTTATCGATAatctaatataaataaaattgatttttatgtatatgatgtttctaaatttttaatttgacaaTTGGGTTTTTAAcaaaatgtcgaacaaaaaatgttttttaaagtttagagatcAAATAGATACACATATGAACGGTATGAACGGAGTGAGAATATTGGTGAAGAAGCAACTTGACATGTCTATATGTTCTGTCCTTAAACTCACTCCTGGGCGCCCTCATCTCTCAATTCAGCTGAGTGGAAGCTCCAACTTTGTGAGGTACTTTGTCTGTCTTAGAAGTGCTAACATGCCTAGTTCTTAGGCTTTTGAGCCATAAAAGAAGTGTTGATCATGTTGCTTTTTTGagttcatttcttctttttttccttctctgtgCTTCAAGTTATGACTGAGTTGATTGACAACTCTTGCTTAACAGCAACCTCAACCACTTCTCTAACTACTGTTCCTTTAACTCTAATTATTCTATACCATCATCTCTCCAGTTGGGGTTTTgagtttttgagttttgacCACTTTTTCTGTCTATATATTCTCTGgtttttactttttgcttCTGCTTTGGCTTGTTTCTCTCCAGTTTTGTAgcttttttgtgtttgttttgtttgtagttCAGATGTTTTAGAGCTGTTTTTGTGTGCAAAACGGAGCAATGGGCACTTTCCCGCTTGAAACCAGACATAGATTGCCTGCATCAAtgtaagtttttttctttcatcttcatAGCTCTGTTTGTAAAGGATGGATTTACTTCATAATCCAATTGGTACAAGTCTGTCGTGCGTGAcgggcgatacgtaatgggtcaaatgaacaatatttactagaaGTGAGTTTGGTTTGTtgtaaatggtatcagagccagacactaggcggtgtgccagtgaagatGTTGGCCCCtaaggaagtggattgtgagatcctacttcggttggagaggggaaacgaaacattctttataagggtgtggaaacctctacctagtagatacgttttaaaattgtgaaactaatgacaatatgtaacgggtcaaagtggacaattcCTACTAGCTGTAGGCTTAGgcctttataaatggtattagagccagatacgGGGAAGTGTGCTAGCTAGGACGTTGAgtccctaagggggtggattgtgagatcccacttcaattggagaggagaacgaagcattttcataagggtgtggaaacttattcctagtagacgcgatacgtaatgggtcaaagtagacaatatctactcgtggtaggcttgggctgttacaaatggtattagagccaaacactgaaccgcgtgtcagcgaggacgctgggccctcaaggggggtggattgtgagatctaacatcagttgtagaggaaaatgaaacatttttttttataaggggtGGCAACctttccttagtagacgcgttttaaaatcatgaggctgacaacgatctgtaacgagccaaaacagacaatatctactagcggtgggcttgagttgctACATTTTCATGTCTACTGATATATCTGACATGCCGTGAAACTAGCGATTACGTCGAGATATAAACATTCTGACAtcaaatctattttctttatggCATATTCCAAAAGTAAACTGCAAAGAAGCAAAGTGAAAGATCTGGAAAAGCCCTTAAACTTATCAACCCATGAAAGATTTACAAGATGCAGGCTTCCTCTCTTGAAACTTGTTCTTCTGTTTGCTGTTTCCGGCACTTTTGTCACACTTTTATACTCTCCTGATGTAAACAACCACATATCAAACACAGCTTCAGGgtatgctttgttctccttctGCTATTAATTCTGCAGTTTCTAGATCCAAAACAGGCTGAAACTTGCTTATTTTCAGGCAAAAGTTTGTGAATCGGTGGATATGGGGCGGCCTGGATCTTCGATATGTATCTCGTCTCGACATTGTTTGGAACGATGTCGTTGAAGTTCTTGATAAGTTAGGAGACAAAAAGGAGTATCAAGGCATTGGGCTCTTGAACTTCAACAAGAGTGAAGTTATCAATTGGAAGCAGCTCAATCCTGATGCAGAACACACTGAGCTGCATTTGGACTATGCTGAGGAAAATGTGACATGGGATTCCTTATATCCTGAATGGATTGATGAGGAAGAGGAAGCTGAAGTTCCCATTTGCCCATCTTTGCCGAAGCTACGAGCGCCCGGGAAACGACTCGATCTGATCGTCGTTAAACTTCCTTGTCGAAATGAGGGCAATTGGTCTAGAGATGTAGCTAGACTTCACTTGCAGCTTGCAGCTGCTAATGTTGCAGCCTCTGCTAAAGGAAACTATCCTGTCCATTTGCTTTTCATCACAAACTGCTTCCCTATACCGAACTTGTTTACGTGCAAGGACCTCGTTGCACGCCGTGGTAACGCGTGGCTGTACCGACCAAACTTGAGCGTGATCCGAGATAAACTCCAGCTCCCAATTGGTTCTTGTGAACTTGCACTTCCCTTAAAGGGCAAAGGTCAGTCCTATTACACAACTTTGCTCCACAAACACTTTTGCTTCAACTAATCTAAGAACTTATCTTGCAAACACAGAGGTTGCATACTCAGGTAATGTGCTACGAGAAGCATATGCTACAATCCTCCATTCAGCTCATGTTTATGTCTGTGGAGCAATCGCAGCAGCACAAAGCATTCGAATGTCGGGGTCGACACGGGACCTCGTGATCCTTGTCGACAAGTCAATCAGTTCATATCACAAGAGTGGCCTAGAGGCAGCTGGTtggaaaataagaacaatggAAAGAATCAGGAATCCAAAAGCAGAGAAAGATGCATACAATGAATGGAACTACAGCAAATTCAGGCTATGGCAGCTAACAGATTATGACAAGATCATCTTCATCGACGCCGACCTTCTAAT
Protein-coding sequences here:
- the LOC111786291 gene encoding UDP-glucuronate:xylan alpha-glucuronosyltransferase 1-like, encoding MGTFPLETRHRLPASIKLQRSKVKDLEKPLNLSTHERFTRCRLPLLKLVLLFAVSGTFVTLLYSPDVNNHISNTASGQKFVNRWIWGGLDLRYVSRLDIVWNDVVEVLDKLGDKKEYQGIGLLNFNKSEVINWKQLNPDAEHTELHLDYAEENVTWDSLYPEWIDEEEEAEVPICPSLPKLRAPGKRLDLIVVKLPCRNEGNWSRDVARLHLQLAAANVAASAKGNYPVHLLFITNCFPIPNLFTCKDLVARRGNAWLYRPNLSVIRDKLQLPIGSCELALPLKGKEVAYSGNVLREAYATILHSAHVYVCGAIAAAQSIRMSGSTRDLVILVDKSISSYHKSGLEAAGWKIRTMERIRNPKAEKDAYNEWNYSKFRLWQLTDYDKIIFIDADLLIFRNIDFLFGMPEISATGNNGTLFNSGVMLIEPSNCTFKLLMDHINEFESYNGGDQGYLNEVFTWWHRIPKHMNFLKNFWMGDDEETKQMKTTLFGADPPILYVLHYLGNKPWMCFRDYDCNWNVDILQEFASDVAHQRWWKVHDQMPELLQQFCLLRSKQKAQLEWDRIQAEIGNYSDGHWRIKVKDKRLKRCIDTVCSWKGMLRHWGETNWTDDESYAPTPPAIKAAALSV